A stretch of candidate division KSB1 bacterium DNA encodes these proteins:
- a CDS encoding aminotransferase class III-fold pyridoxal phosphate-dependent enzyme has protein sequence MTIKVAAMGEDVRLRPHFSLGRVVQLAKELYDIEATASELPSERDQNFLLTASNGERFVLKVANPGVWRQVLACQNEVMSRLARECIPCPRPLPTLHGELLSEVADEEGEPHFVRLVTFLPGTPFAQAKPHTPALLRRIGSLFGSIDRLLASLNFPVLARELPWDLQCAPATIRRYKDAILDAGRRSLVDGYLELFDQVADKLSALRRMLVHNDGNDYNVLVGPPAWEREVVGVVDFGDMVVSYAAAEPAVAAAYAMLGKEDPLAAAAEVIAGYHSVFPLQEEEVELLFPLMCMRLCLSVCLEAHQRGLVPGNEYLSVSAEPAWELLERLKQLPPRLALYRLRHACGYAPCPQGDAVAKWLAENRHLVGPVVAPELMANAVLIDFSVGGCNAGAPHLWQDVAAFSKALFDKIAARQGKVGLGRYAEARPFYTSALFAGSEPRTVHLGVDAFVPAGQPVLAPLEGTVLSVQDNAGPLNYGPTVMLQHEAQGERPKFYTLYGHLSRKTLTSTKPGRRLRRGDILGWVGESCENGGWPPHVHVQVIADLLGYHGDFPGVAAPSQRAVWLSICPDPSPLLGGPLHVAAKEGPGTTELLARRHRHFSPVLSVAYRRPLHLVRGYRQFLYDQDGIPYLDAVNNVPHVGHSHPKVVAAACRQLARLNTNTRYLYEELVSYAERLTALVPEPLRICFFVNSGSEANELALRLAEACTGGREIIVLDGAYHGNTTSLIDISPYKFNGPGGRGAPPHVHVVPTPDPYRGLYRQGQAEVGKRYALHVQQVVDELHARGISPIFICESLMGCAGQIVLPPGFLAEAYRAVREAGGICIADEVQVGFARLGTHFWGFQTQDVVPDIVTLGKPIGNGFPLGAVITTPEVAAAFHSGMEYFSTYGGNPVACAVGLAVLDVIAEEHLQENALRVGTRLKAGLAELTARHTIIGDVRGMGLFLGVELVLDRERLTPATEQAAYVVERMKELGVLIGRDGPSANVLKIKPPLVFSEADADRLVATLDRVLDEDFVVGR, from the coding sequence TTGACCATCAAGGTAGCGGCGATGGGCGAGGACGTCCGTCTGCGGCCACATTTTTCGCTCGGCAGAGTGGTGCAGCTGGCGAAGGAGCTCTACGACATCGAGGCGACGGCCAGCGAGCTCCCCAGCGAGAGGGATCAGAACTTTTTGCTCACCGCCAGCAACGGGGAAAGGTTCGTTCTGAAAGTTGCCAACCCAGGAGTGTGGCGCCAGGTGTTAGCATGTCAGAACGAGGTCATGAGCAGACTCGCGCGGGAATGCATTCCTTGTCCCCGGCCGTTACCAACCCTGCACGGCGAGCTACTGAGCGAGGTTGCTGACGAGGAAGGTGAACCACATTTCGTCCGCTTGGTCACCTTCCTCCCCGGTACACCGTTTGCGCAGGCCAAGCCGCACACCCCTGCCCTTCTGCGCAGAATTGGCAGCCTGTTCGGCTCCATCGACCGCCTCTTGGCTTCGCTGAATTTTCCGGTGTTAGCACGGGAGCTGCCCTGGGACCTGCAGTGTGCGCCGGCCACCATTCGCAGGTACAAGGACGCCATCCTCGACGCGGGCAGGCGTTCTCTCGTCGATGGCTACCTGGAGCTCTTTGACCAGGTGGCGGACAAATTGTCGGCGTTGCGCAGGATGCTCGTCCACAACGACGGGAACGACTACAACGTCCTTGTCGGCCCTCCTGCCTGGGAGCGCGAAGTTGTGGGGGTGGTGGACTTTGGGGACATGGTGGTGAGTTACGCAGCGGCAGAGCCGGCTGTGGCTGCTGCCTATGCGATGCTCGGCAAGGAGGACCCGCTGGCCGCAGCAGCTGAGGTCATCGCCGGTTACCACAGCGTCTTCCCGCTGCAGGAAGAGGAGGTTGAACTCCTTTTCCCGCTGATGTGCATGCGCCTCTGCCTCAGCGTCTGCTTGGAGGCCCATCAGCGTGGGCTCGTGCCGGGGAACGAGTACTTGTCAGTCTCCGCCGAGCCGGCCTGGGAGCTGCTGGAGCGCCTCAAGCAGCTGCCTCCGCGCCTTGCCCTCTATCGGCTGCGCCACGCCTGTGGATATGCGCCGTGCCCGCAGGGGGATGCGGTGGCGAAATGGCTAGCAGAGAACCGCCACTTGGTGGGACCGGTGGTTGCGCCCGAGCTCATGGCCAATGCGGTCCTGATTGACTTTAGTGTCGGAGGCTGCAATGCTGGTGCCCCGCACCTGTGGCAGGATGTGGCCGCTTTCTCCAAGGCGCTCTTCGACAAGATTGCCGCCCGCCAGGGCAAGGTGGGACTGGGACGCTATGCCGAGGCCCGCCCCTTCTATACCAGTGCGCTCTTTGCCGGAAGTGAACCGCGTACCGTGCATCTGGGCGTGGACGCGTTCGTCCCGGCAGGGCAGCCGGTCCTGGCGCCGCTGGAAGGCACCGTGCTCAGTGTCCAGGACAACGCCGGTCCCTTGAACTATGGCCCCACCGTCATGCTCCAGCACGAAGCACAGGGAGAGCGGCCCAAGTTTTACACCCTGTACGGACATTTGAGCAGGAAGACCTTAACGAGCACAAAGCCCGGCAGGCGACTGAGACGTGGCGACATCCTTGGCTGGGTGGGAGAAAGCTGCGAAAACGGCGGATGGCCGCCCCACGTGCACGTGCAAGTGATCGCCGATTTGTTAGGGTATCACGGTGACTTTCCCGGGGTTGCTGCCCCGAGCCAGCGTGCGGTGTGGTTGAGCATCTGCCCGGACCCTTCGCCCCTTCTTGGCGGCCCCTTGCACGTCGCGGCGAAGGAAGGGCCTGGTACGACGGAGCTTCTCGCCAGGCGGCACCGGCACTTCTCGCCTGTGCTCAGCGTTGCCTACCGCCGGCCTCTGCACCTGGTGCGCGGTTACCGGCAGTTCCTCTACGACCAAGACGGCATCCCCTACTTGGACGCGGTCAACAACGTGCCGCATGTCGGGCACAGCCATCCGAAGGTGGTGGCTGCCGCGTGCCGGCAGCTGGCTCGCCTGAACACCAACACGCGCTACCTGTACGAAGAGCTGGTCAGCTACGCCGAGCGCCTGACCGCTCTGGTGCCGGAGCCGTTGCGCATCTGCTTCTTCGTCAACTCAGGCAGCGAGGCCAATGAATTGGCCCTGCGCCTGGCAGAGGCCTGCACCGGCGGTAGGGAGATTATCGTCCTTGATGGTGCCTACCATGGCAATACCACCTCCTTGATCGACATCAGCCCGTACAAGTTCAACGGCCCAGGCGGCCGGGGAGCACCTCCGCACGTGCATGTGGTTCCAACCCCAGATCCCTATCGAGGCCTCTATCGGCAAGGCCAGGCGGAGGTAGGCAAGAGGTACGCCCTGCATGTGCAGCAAGTGGTAGATGAGCTGCACGCCCGGGGAATCTCTCCCATCTTTATCTGTGAGTCGCTGATGGGATGCGCAGGACAGATCGTTCTGCCGCCGGGTTTTCTTGCGGAGGCCTACCGCGCGGTGCGCGAGGCCGGAGGAATCTGCATCGCAGACGAAGTGCAGGTGGGCTTTGCTCGCCTCGGTACGCACTTTTGGGGATTTCAGACGCAGGATGTGGTGCCGGACATCGTGACCCTGGGTAAGCCCATCGGCAATGGCTTCCCCTTGGGGGCAGTCATTACCACGCCCGAAGTGGCGGCAGCTTTTCACAGCGGCATGGAATACTTCAGCACCTATGGCGGAAACCCAGTCGCCTGTGCCGTGGGCCTTGCCGTGTTGGATGTCATCGCCGAGGAGCATCTCCAGGAAAATGCCCTTCGCGTGGGGACGAGGCTCAAGGCCGGGCTGGCGGAACTGACGGCGCGCCACACCATCATCGGTGACGTGCGCGGAATGGGCCTCTTCCTTGGGGTGGAACTGGTGCTGGACCGCGAGCGGCTCACTCCCGCCACGGAGCAGGCGGCCTACGTGGTGGAGAGGATGAAGGAGCTGGGGGTGCTCATCGGCCGGGATGGCCCCTCGGCAAATGTGCTGAAAATCAAGCCGCCGCTGGTCTTCTCTGAGGCCGATGCCGACAGGCTTGTGGCCACTCTTGACCGGGTGCTCGACGAGGATTTCGTCGTGGGCAGGTGA
- a CDS encoding mechanosensitive ion channel family protein, with the protein MISDIKLIGHITVLGLVGALLVLLGALAGGKLAAIALRRSLREKVAGHHLDVLAKVVYYLIVAAGVMWALSLLGVRLSGLMVAGGVAGIILGFASQQIVGNLISGVFLMVERPIKIGDQVHIEGISGFVEDIRMISTTIRTYDGLMVRMPNEKVFTSNITNFVALGCRRIDYRVSIRYQDDAEEATAIIKQVLAQHPYVLVEPAPQVFVDSLGDNGVELVVRFWAPIASWYATRTELLWPIKKALEEKGIEIPFPQRVVWFADDQEKAVAQGKRSGRRRWRS; encoded by the coding sequence ATGATCAGCGACATCAAGCTCATCGGGCACATCACGGTGCTGGGTTTAGTGGGAGCGCTCCTCGTGCTGCTGGGCGCGCTGGCTGGGGGCAAGCTGGCTGCCATAGCTCTACGGCGCTCGCTCCGCGAGAAGGTGGCAGGTCACCACCTCGACGTGCTGGCCAAGGTGGTCTATTACCTCATCGTGGCGGCCGGCGTGATGTGGGCCCTCTCCCTGTTGGGTGTGCGGCTTTCCGGGTTGATGGTCGCCGGCGGGGTGGCAGGAATCATCCTCGGCTTCGCCAGCCAGCAGATCGTGGGCAACCTCATTTCTGGCGTTTTTCTCATGGTGGAACGCCCCATCAAAATTGGTGACCAGGTGCACATTGAGGGGATCTCTGGCTTTGTGGAAGACATCCGCATGATCTCCACCACCATCCGCACCTACGACGGCCTGATGGTGCGCATGCCGAACGAGAAGGTTTTTACTTCCAACATCACCAACTTTGTGGCTCTGGGCTGTCGTCGCATTGACTACCGCGTGTCTATCCGTTACCAGGACGATGCCGAGGAAGCGACGGCCATCATCAAGCAGGTCCTGGCACAGCACCCGTACGTTCTTGTGGAGCCGGCGCCGCAAGTGTTCGTGGATAGCCTCGGCGACAACGGAGTGGAGTTGGTCGTGCGCTTCTGGGCGCCGATTGCCAGCTGGTACGCGACACGCACTGAGTTGCTTTGGCCCATCAAGAAGGCATTGGAGGAGAAGGGGATCGAAATTCCGTTTCCGCAACGTGTGGTGTGGTTTGCGGATGATCAGGAGAAGGCAGTTGCACAAGGAAAACGCTCTGGCAGGCGACGGTGGCGGAGTTGA
- a CDS encoding L-lactate dehydrogenase, producing MSKIAIIGGGDVGATVAYTVQMAGLATELVLVDLNAGKARGEALDMRHGLFFTGPMTIRAGDIADCRDASAVVIAAGARQKPGETRLQLVKRNAEICAAIARQLSSVCPQAAIVVTTNPVDVMTYVVQQAAGMPPQQVLGSGTVLDSTRFRFALSQACQVDPRNVPAYVIGEHGDSEVFLWSSVNMAGVPLSRFCKGCARECSPRFREKIEESVRNSAYHIIGAKGYTNYGVSQAVLRILGAILRDEHSLLTVSTLLNGEYGLHDICLSVPCVVGRRGLVRVIETELAEAERMALHRSAEIIRANLPDIGQK from the coding sequence ATGTCCAAGATCGCCATCATCGGTGGGGGGGACGTAGGGGCGACGGTCGCCTACACAGTGCAGATGGCAGGGCTCGCCACGGAACTGGTGTTGGTTGACCTGAACGCCGGCAAAGCCCGCGGCGAAGCGCTGGACATGAGGCACGGCCTGTTCTTCACAGGGCCGATGACCATCCGCGCCGGCGACATCGCCGACTGTCGGGATGCCTCGGCCGTGGTCATCGCTGCCGGCGCACGGCAGAAGCCTGGCGAGACCAGGCTACAGCTGGTCAAGCGTAACGCCGAAATATGCGCCGCCATAGCTCGCCAGCTAAGTTCCGTCTGCCCCCAGGCGGCCATCGTGGTGACCACCAATCCCGTGGACGTGATGACCTACGTGGTGCAACAGGCCGCTGGCATGCCGCCGCAGCAAGTGCTGGGCTCGGGCACCGTGTTGGATTCGACCAGGTTCCGATTCGCGCTCAGCCAGGCGTGCCAGGTCGACCCGCGGAACGTGCCCGCCTACGTCATCGGCGAGCACGGCGACAGCGAGGTGTTTCTGTGGAGCTCGGTGAACATGGCCGGCGTGCCCTTGTCCAGGTTCTGCAAGGGTTGTGCTCGCGAATGTAGCCCGCGCTTCCGAGAGAAAATCGAGGAGAGTGTGCGCAATTCCGCCTACCACATCATCGGGGCCAAGGGCTACACCAACTATGGCGTGAGTCAGGCGGTGTTGCGCATCTTGGGAGCCATCCTGCGCGATGAGCATAGCTTGCTCACCGTCTCCACGCTCCTTAACGGCGAGTATGGGCTGCACGACATCTGCCTCAGCGTGCCGTGCGTGGTGGGCAGGCGAGGCCTGGTACGGGTCATTGAGACAGAGCTGGCAGAAGCGGAGAGAATGGCCTTGCACCGCTCCGCCGAGATTATCCGGGCAAATCTCCCAGATATTGGGCAGAAGTAG
- a CDS encoding PP2C family protein-serine/threonine phosphatase: protein MAEPKTFYRELDAILGRIRIGKRGQNFLAQILGELTERFGDALQFSASHLYELRGNEFVLVKSYRAAPGRQIAPRLPADDEAVRRILTNGSFIFDDPTLAQHFELGPGGGKYLIPAGIYVHSAERRWLFVFELRSGWVREEVLLFLNSVRTALNYRLFAEALNTELQRAAQIQQTLLPKDVPRVPGYEIAGCSRPAELVGGDFYDFFQFEEDSFGVAVGDASGHGLVAALLTRDVVVGLRMGSAKEMRIAHTVEKLNQVMQAAAYPTTFVSLFIGEMEWEGHFFYVNAGHPAPFIVGDGEIRDLPATGVPLGFVPQLHVNRAYAYLEKGSVLVLYSDGIIERVSGDGEQFGIARLKQLVREQRSMSAEQILKVVFERVFEFGARAPWEDDATLVVIKRTE, encoded by the coding sequence ATGGCTGAACCGAAGACTTTCTACCGCGAGTTGGACGCCATCCTCGGCAGGATTCGCATTGGCAAGCGAGGACAGAACTTCCTTGCGCAGATTCTGGGGGAGCTCACCGAACGTTTCGGCGACGCGTTGCAGTTTTCTGCAAGCCACCTGTACGAGCTGCGCGGCAACGAGTTTGTGTTGGTCAAGTCCTATCGCGCCGCGCCTGGCCGACAGATCGCTCCTCGCCTTCCGGCCGACGACGAGGCAGTGCGCCGCATCCTGACCAACGGCAGCTTCATCTTTGATGACCCGACGCTGGCCCAGCACTTCGAGTTGGGGCCGGGCGGCGGAAAGTACCTCATCCCTGCGGGCATCTACGTGCACAGCGCTGAGCGACGATGGCTGTTCGTCTTTGAGCTGCGCAGCGGCTGGGTGCGTGAGGAAGTGCTTCTTTTCCTCAATTCGGTGCGCACTGCCCTCAACTATCGCTTGTTTGCCGAGGCCCTGAACACCGAACTGCAGCGGGCGGCCCAGATTCAGCAAACCCTTCTCCCGAAGGACGTCCCCCGCGTGCCGGGCTACGAGATCGCCGGCTGCTCCAGACCGGCAGAGTTGGTGGGAGGTGACTTTTACGACTTTTTCCAATTCGAAGAGGATAGCTTTGGCGTGGCTGTGGGGGATGCGAGCGGCCACGGGCTTGTGGCCGCGCTTCTGACCCGCGACGTGGTCGTCGGCTTGCGCATGGGCTCGGCCAAGGAGATGCGCATCGCCCATACCGTGGAGAAGCTCAATCAGGTCATGCAGGCCGCCGCCTACCCGACCACTTTTGTCTCGCTGTTTATCGGCGAAATGGAGTGGGAGGGGCATTTCTTCTACGTCAACGCGGGCCACCCTGCGCCTTTCATCGTCGGCGACGGCGAGATCCGCGACCTCCCTGCCACCGGAGTGCCCCTCGGCTTTGTGCCGCAGTTGCACGTCAACCGGGCTTATGCGTATCTCGAAAAAGGTTCGGTGCTGGTGCTGTACAGCGATGGCATCATCGAGCGGGTGAGCGGCGACGGAGAACAGTTCGGCATCGCCAGGCTGAAGCAGCTGGTGCGCGAGCAACGAAGCATGAGCGCGGAGCAGATCCTGAAGGTGGTCTTTGAGCGGGTGTTTGAGTTCGGTGCCAGGGCGCCGTGGGAGGACGACGCCACACTGGTGGTCATCAAACGCACAGAATGA
- a CDS encoding heavy metal translocating P-type ATPase gives MAELREITLRVTGMSCAACAKAVERALGAVEGVQRAVVNLGSEQARVTYEADHVRAGTLVHAVESAGYGVETEEMVVRVGGMSCAMCARSIEHALGRVAGVLAATVNLGAETADVTVVRGQVSARDVQEAIEGAGYQYLGLEEAAGAPPDEVLVDRELAGRRRRFVAGFAVAVVLMAAMYLPLPHSLPLPYLLLVAAPAFTYVSAPIFRAAARAVRHRLLDMNVMYAMGMGIAFLASLLATFHVLSHEFLFYETALMLASFLTLGRYLEARAKSKTSAAIKKLMALRPRTATVLRDGTQVEIPVDEVQVGDLLVAKPGERLAVDGLVVEGGSFVDESMVTGEPLPVFKGPGDTVVAGTLNTNSVLRYQAEKVGRATLLAQIVQLVERTQASKPPVQRLADRVVGVFIPVVLTVAVLAFAVWYLLLGQPLLFSLTVLISVLVIACPCALGLATPTAVTAGVGRGAELGVLIKSAEVLEVAPRVTAVVLDKTGTLTRRQPAVTEVKGFGLPEREVVAIAAAVEQNSRHPLAQAILAKAEEQGVVIEEVEGLNTLGGKGLTGMRRGTRVAVGNRALMAELGISVPEQAAKELALAESKGQTTTLVAVDERVAGLMAIADPLKPSSREAVAALRGMGLRVVMLTGDTARAAHEVATQADIEEVAAEVLPQEKAAKVRELQEQGEVVAFVGDGINDAPAMAQADVGIAVGGGTDIAVEAGDIVLMRDDLLDAVAALQLSKKVMQRIRQNLFWAFAYNAVLIPVAAGALWPVLHLTVRPELAGLAMALSSVAVVTLSLTLRRYMPPVKRTGAPQP, from the coding sequence GTGGCGGAGTTGAGGGAAATAACCCTGCGGGTGACTGGCATGAGCTGTGCCGCCTGCGCGAAGGCGGTCGAGAGGGCTTTGGGCGCGGTTGAGGGCGTGCAGCGGGCCGTGGTGAACCTGGGCAGCGAACAGGCCCGGGTGACCTACGAGGCTGACCACGTGCGGGCAGGCACTTTGGTGCATGCTGTGGAGTCGGCAGGCTACGGCGTTGAAACCGAGGAGATGGTGGTGCGAGTGGGGGGGATGAGCTGCGCCATGTGCGCGCGCAGCATCGAGCATGCGCTTGGGCGCGTGGCAGGCGTGCTCGCCGCCACGGTGAACCTCGGTGCCGAGACGGCAGACGTCACTGTTGTCCGCGGGCAAGTCTCTGCGCGCGATGTCCAGGAAGCCATCGAGGGCGCCGGCTATCAGTACTTAGGTCTCGAGGAGGCGGCGGGTGCTCCTCCTGATGAAGTGCTGGTGGACAGGGAGCTGGCTGGCAGGCGCCGCCGCTTTGTGGCTGGCTTCGCCGTGGCGGTGGTGCTCATGGCGGCCATGTACCTGCCGCTCCCTCATTCGTTGCCCCTTCCGTACTTGCTGCTGGTGGCAGCCCCAGCGTTTACCTACGTGAGCGCCCCCATCTTTCGCGCCGCTGCGCGAGCCGTCCGCCACCGCCTGCTGGATATGAACGTGATGTATGCCATGGGCATGGGCATCGCTTTTCTGGCCAGCCTGTTGGCAACGTTCCATGTTTTGTCGCACGAATTCCTGTTCTACGAAACGGCCCTCATGCTGGCCTCTTTCCTCACCTTGGGTCGCTACCTCGAGGCCCGGGCAAAGAGCAAGACCTCCGCTGCCATAAAGAAGCTCATGGCCCTCCGTCCCCGTACCGCCACCGTGCTCAGGGACGGAACGCAAGTGGAGATCCCGGTCGACGAAGTACAGGTGGGAGACCTCCTCGTGGCTAAACCCGGCGAGCGGCTGGCCGTGGATGGGTTGGTGGTGGAAGGCGGTAGCTTCGTCGACGAGTCGATGGTTACTGGCGAGCCGTTACCGGTTTTCAAGGGGCCAGGTGATACGGTGGTGGCCGGCACGTTGAACACCAACAGCGTGCTTCGCTACCAGGCCGAGAAGGTGGGCCGCGCGACCTTGCTGGCGCAGATCGTGCAACTGGTGGAGAGGACGCAGGCCAGCAAGCCGCCGGTCCAAAGGTTAGCAGACCGCGTCGTGGGCGTGTTTATTCCCGTGGTGCTCACGGTGGCCGTGCTGGCGTTTGCGGTCTGGTACCTCCTTCTGGGCCAGCCGCTGCTCTTCTCCCTGACGGTGCTCATTTCCGTGTTGGTGATTGCCTGTCCCTGTGCGCTCGGTTTGGCCACGCCGACTGCCGTCACCGCTGGCGTGGGCCGAGGGGCTGAGCTCGGTGTGCTCATCAAGAGCGCCGAAGTCCTCGAGGTCGCGCCTCGGGTGACGGCCGTTGTCCTGGACAAGACCGGAACTCTGACGCGTAGGCAACCTGCCGTCACCGAGGTGAAAGGCTTTGGCCTGCCGGAAAGGGAAGTCGTGGCCATTGCCGCGGCCGTGGAGCAGAATAGCCGCCATCCCTTGGCCCAGGCAATACTCGCCAAAGCGGAGGAGCAAGGGGTGGTCATCGAAGAGGTCGAAGGGCTGAACACTCTCGGGGGCAAGGGGTTGACGGGAATGCGGCGTGGCACCAGGGTGGCGGTGGGCAACCGCGCCTTGATGGCAGAGCTGGGCATCTCGGTGCCGGAGCAGGCGGCCAAGGAGCTTGCGCTGGCGGAAAGCAAAGGCCAGACGACCACGCTTGTGGCAGTCGACGAGCGAGTGGCGGGCCTCATGGCCATTGCCGACCCGCTGAAGCCCAGCAGCAGAGAGGCCGTGGCTGCGCTGCGGGGCATGGGGCTACGGGTGGTGATGCTGACCGGCGACACTGCCCGCGCGGCGCACGAGGTCGCCACCCAGGCCGATATCGAAGAGGTGGCTGCGGAAGTGTTGCCCCAAGAGAAGGCGGCAAAGGTGAGGGAACTGCAGGAGCAGGGCGAGGTTGTCGCGTTTGTCGGCGACGGCATCAATGATGCCCCTGCTATGGCCCAGGCCGACGTGGGCATCGCCGTCGGAGGTGGCACCGACATCGCCGTCGAGGCGGGCGACATCGTCCTCATGAGGGACGACCTCTTGGATGCCGTTGCCGCTTTGCAGCTGAGCAAGAAGGTTATGCAGCGCATTCGGCAGAACCTCTTTTGGGCTTTTGCCTACAACGCCGTGCTCATCCCTGTGGCGGCTGGGGCACTCTGGCCGGTGCTGCACCTCACCGTGCGGCCAGAGCTGGCCGGTCTGGCGATGGCGCTGAGCTCGGTGGCGGTGGTCACCTTGTCGCTCACGCTCAGGCGCTACATGCCGCCGGTGAAGCGCACCGGCGCACCGCAGCCTTAA
- a CDS encoding peroxiredoxin, which yields MSHHFPKVGEKAPDFELPAVGDKKVRLSHYRGKKNVVLSFHPLAWTGICGAQMKDLQENIKALTDKDTVALGISVDSVPSKKAWAEALGVKDVELLADFEPKGAVATLYGIYREDGFSERAVFVVDKEGIIRFAKVYPIKEKPDFGEFCAVL from the coding sequence ATGTCACATCATTTTCCGAAGGTCGGTGAGAAAGCACCCGATTTCGAGCTTCCGGCCGTGGGCGACAAGAAGGTCAGGCTGAGCCACTATCGAGGAAAGAAGAACGTCGTACTTTCCTTCCACCCCTTAGCCTGGACGGGGATCTGCGGGGCTCAGATGAAGGACTTGCAGGAGAACATCAAAGCGCTGACGGACAAGGACACGGTGGCGCTGGGCATCAGCGTCGACAGCGTTCCTTCGAAGAAGGCATGGGCCGAAGCCTTGGGTGTCAAAGACGTCGAGTTGCTGGCAGACTTTGAACCCAAAGGCGCGGTAGCCACACTCTATGGCATTTACCGCGAAGACGGGTTCAGCGAGCGTGCGGTCTTTGTGGTGGACAAGGAAGGAATCATCCGCTTTGCCAAAGTGTATCCCATCAAGGAGAAACCCGACTTTGGCGAGTTCTGCGCAGTGCTGTAG
- the corA gene encoding magnesium/cobalt transporter CorA — protein sequence MTRPAVRRSSKIGLSPGTLVHIGEQKVEQSTLDVVDYNRRTCVAHRSVALSDAGPPRAGLCRWVTVTGLQELELLEGIGRQWGIHPLVLEDVANTSQRPKVDLFDKYVFLVLRLVEHGGDGGGLSSDQVSLILCERGVLTFLERPTDVFAPVIDRLGNSNGRLRNSGPDYLFYALVDVLVDRHFLVLEKVADDIETLTEKVLHEVGPSPIQEVHRLKTDLLNLRKEVWPLRELIGVLARGETPLVTEATTVYFRDVYDHTIQIADSIESYREMATSLLEIYLSSLNNRMNEVMKMLTIIATVFIPLSFIVGIYGMNFPNMPELQWRWGYPAVLAVMALVAGIMLLHFRRRHWL from the coding sequence ATGACAAGACCCGCGGTCAGACGCTCGAGCAAGATAGGCCTTTCTCCTGGCACGCTCGTCCACATCGGCGAGCAGAAGGTGGAGCAGAGCACGCTGGATGTGGTTGACTACAACCGGCGGACCTGTGTGGCGCACCGCTCGGTAGCGCTGTCCGATGCTGGCCCGCCACGGGCAGGTCTTTGCCGTTGGGTGACGGTCACCGGCCTGCAGGAGCTCGAGCTTCTGGAAGGCATCGGTCGGCAGTGGGGCATCCATCCGTTGGTGCTCGAAGACGTGGCTAACACAAGCCAGAGGCCAAAGGTCGACCTCTTTGACAAGTACGTGTTCCTGGTGCTGAGACTTGTGGAGCATGGCGGCGACGGAGGCGGGCTGAGCAGTGACCAGGTCAGCCTCATTCTCTGTGAGCGGGGCGTGCTCACCTTTCTCGAACGCCCCACCGACGTATTTGCCCCGGTGATAGATCGCCTGGGAAACAGCAATGGCAGGCTTCGTAACTCAGGGCCGGACTACCTCTTCTACGCTTTGGTGGACGTGCTGGTGGACCGGCATTTTCTCGTCCTGGAGAAGGTCGCTGATGACATCGAGACGCTCACCGAAAAGGTGCTGCACGAGGTGGGGCCTTCGCCCATCCAGGAGGTACATCGCCTGAAGACGGACCTGCTCAACCTGCGCAAGGAAGTGTGGCCCTTGCGCGAACTGATTGGCGTGCTTGCCCGCGGCGAGACGCCCTTGGTGACCGAGGCGACTACTGTGTACTTCCGCGACGTGTACGACCACACCATCCAAATTGCCGACAGCATAGAGAGCTACCGCGAGATGGCGACCAGTCTGCTGGAAATCTATCTCTCCTCGCTCAATAACCGTATGAACGAAGTGATGAAGATGCTCACGATTATTGCCACGGTGTTTATCCCGTTGTCCTTCATTGTCGGAATCTACGGGATGAATTTTCCCAACATGCCCGAGCTGCAGTGGCGATGGGGGTACCCGGCGGTGCTGGCTGTCATGGCACTGGTGGCCGGCATCATGCTGCTCCATTTCCGCCGTCGCCATTGGCTGTGA
- a CDS encoding DUF432 domain-containing protein, translated as MYIRAVREGDALHYWRKGSGGAAEKVVVTRSNRLIVNPVEPVNLPQNISTALLVHFTRPVHLEPKGRVTVFITFPIEVGVFVAAQRETEMLDVFSVLPSKFALYGPLGKGMVCKYWQSDIGFAPPPANPLHHGIIELTADNTTSRWAEISRAVFSAQGMKIYFNETMVAMRAEMKITAFGVAETRFLDSPLVEGMKKSLEVYRARRLSPTATKFVMEHGL; from the coding sequence GTGTACATCCGCGCCGTACGCGAGGGCGATGCACTCCACTACTGGCGAAAGGGGAGCGGTGGCGCCGCCGAGAAAGTGGTGGTGACCCGGAGCAATCGCCTCATCGTCAACCCCGTGGAGCCGGTGAATCTCCCGCAGAACATTTCTACCGCCCTGTTGGTTCATTTCACGCGGCCAGTACACCTCGAACCAAAAGGGAGGGTCACAGTTTTCATCACGTTTCCCATCGAGGTGGGCGTGTTTGTGGCTGCCCAACGGGAAACGGAAATGCTGGATGTCTTCTCGGTGCTGCCCAGCAAGTTTGCCCTCTACGGCCCACTTGGCAAAGGCATGGTGTGCAAGTATTGGCAAAGTGACATCGGTTTTGCGCCACCCCCAGCGAATCCTCTCCACCACGGGATCATCGAACTTACGGCTGACAACACCACTTCCAGGTGGGCGGAGATAAGCAGGGCTGTGTTCAGCGCTCAAGGCATGAAGATCTATTTCAACGAGACCATGGTGGCCATGCGGGCCGAGATGAAGATTACGGCTTTTGGCGTAGCCGAGACGCGGTTCTTAGACAGCCCACTTGTGGAGGGCATGAAAAAGTCCCTGGAAGTGTACAGGGCGCGAAGACTTTCGCCGACCGCCACCAAGTTTGTCATGGAGCACGGCCTATGA